A window of Argopecten irradians isolate NY chromosome 1, Ai_NY, whole genome shotgun sequence contains these coding sequences:
- the LOC138311119 gene encoding prostaglandin F2-alpha receptor-like, which translates to MGDFNISDSNLQTVDNQASFAISVFFVFLPGCVFNSIAIFIIVKDLKTLQSPTNTLLFLLILFDFLALINSYLWLIIDTSYVSIPTVTCLIRIIINPLFLLYTGLLNLILAIDRYLALNVPFFYRNTVSSKIWLYVSTGALVVSLFIGSFPLMGLGTVGKYSIETGEYTCSSFAYEREPLKRVFGVTHPTVGLIVTVCIVVLNTLTVRTLLQMKQRIRDQDIQMGQEENMPSHEILFAHLVTVMTLGTIICWTPFNMINIFQTNGLNTPDPFKAFMHSVAGLSFSLDPLLYVWIRKSVRKKLVTLFRNCNRCTSSHA; encoded by the exons atgggtgactttaacatCAGTGACAGCAATTTACAGACCGTCGACAACCAGGCGTCCTTTGCTATTTCTGTGTTTTTCGTGTTTCTCCCTGGCTGTGTGTTTAACAGTATTGCCATTTTCATCATCGTTAAGGATTTGAAAACTTTGCAGTCACCTACAAATACATTGCTTTTTTTATTGATTCTATTCGACTTTCTGGCATTAATAAATTCCTACCTCTGGTTGATCATCGACACCAGCTATGTATCTATTCCAACCGTAACGTGTCTGATAAGGATCATCATCAATCCGCTATTTCTATTATACACAGGCTTACTTAACCTCATCCTGGCCATTGACAGGTACCTCGCTCTCAACGTTCCTTTCTTTTATAGGAATACCGTTTCGTCCAAGATTTGGCTGTACGTATCAACTGGTGCTCTGGTTGTCAGCCTGTTCATTGGATCTTTCCCCCTTATGGGGTTGGGGACAGTTGGAAAATATTCCATCGAAACGGGCGAATATACATGTTCGAGTTTTGCGTATGAGCGTGAGCCACTGAAGAGAGTTTTCGGTGTTACCCATCCTACTGTGGGACTGATAGTGACCGTATGTATTGTCGTTTTGAATACCCTCACAGTGAGGACGCTACTTCAGATGAAACAAAGGATCCGTGATCAGGACATACAGATGGGCCAAGAGGAGAACATGCCGTCCCATGAAATTCTCTTCGCTCACCTGGTAACTGTCATGACACTGGGCACCATCATATGCTGGACACCTTTCAAT ATGATCAACATTTTTCAAACAAATGGACTAAACACACCGGACCCATTCAAGGCTTTCATGCATTCGGTGGCAGGATTGAGTTTCTCGTTGGATCCATTGTTGTATGTTTGGATACGAAAATCTGTTCGAAAAAAACTTGTCACGTTATTTCGGAACTGTAACAGATGTACTTCTTCTCATGCATGA